The following coding sequences lie in one Alphaproteobacteria bacterium genomic window:
- a CDS encoding LemA family protein, which yields MIEDETLLRRLYEAQTAVGRGMANVFAVVESYPELRSSDQFLELQAQLEGSENRINITRMRFNDAVRDYNSTLRMLPWNLVASLGSFQRKAYFRSEEEARNAPDLDFD from the coding sequence GTGATCGAAGACGAGACGCTGCTACGGCGGCTTTACGAGGCTCAGACCGCGGTCGGACGCGGCATGGCCAACGTGTTCGCGGTCGTCGAATCCTATCCCGAATTGCGCTCCTCCGATCAGTTCCTCGAATTGCAGGCCCAACTCGAAGGTTCCGAAAACCGTATCAACATCACTCGTATGCGGTTCAACGACGCGGTCCGCGACTACAATTCGACCCTGCGCATGTTGCCATGGAATCTCGTCGCTTCCCTCGGCAGCTTCCAGCGCAAGGCCTATTTCAGATCCGAGGAAGAGGCGCGGAATGCGCCGGATCTCGATTTCGATTAG
- a CDS encoding glycine--tRNA ligase subunit beta: protein MAEFLLEILSEEIPARMQARAASDLERLVTDKLKEARLDYDRAEAFVTPRRLALVVDGLPERQPDLSEERKGPRVGAPDKAIEGFLKSAGLDSVDQCEVREIKGSTFYFVVRDIAGRPVADVLADIVTLTFHEFAWPKSMKWGESGQFRWVRPVHQICMLFDGEIPARDVMVGGDDPELTSDPNKIGSIVRPLIISNTTSGHRFLAPEKITVHSFDDYRTKLRAAFVILDPAERRQIIAEQAIEQAAAEGLTVKDDPALLDEVTGLVEWPEVLIGTIDDAFMDLPDEVLETSMRSHQRYFSCLDGDDGLANRFLVVANMPAPEGSDIRTNIIAGNERVLRARLADARFFWDQDRRQSLASRVPALSDVVFHAKLGSLDAKADRVQALAVEIAKHVSGADIDRVRSAARLAKADLTTGMVGEFPELQGVMGRYYALNDGEHVEVADAIAEHYGPLGPGDACPSKPVSVTVALADKIDTLVGFWAIDEKPTGSKDPYALRRAALGVIRLIVENDLRLPLSEIFVQAQKAFHRVSKVPVEDPLLEFITDRMKVALRERGVRHDLIAAVFAVERLPATKEDDLVRLLARVDALQDFVTGDAGTNLLVAYQRAGNIVSIEAKKDKTTFDGVVDEGLLAEPAEKALLEELRRVETDSSEAIQGEDFGAAMAVLAKLRTPVDVFFDQVTVNTEESNLRSNRLELLSQIRKTMDRIADFSKIEG from the coding sequence ATGGCTGAGTTCCTGCTCGAGATCCTGTCCGAGGAGATTCCGGCGCGGATGCAGGCCCGCGCCGCATCCGACCTCGAGCGGCTGGTCACCGACAAGCTGAAAGAGGCGCGGCTCGATTACGACCGCGCCGAGGCCTTTGTCACGCCGCGCCGTCTGGCCCTGGTCGTGGACGGCCTGCCGGAACGGCAACCCGATCTCAGCGAGGAGCGCAAAGGCCCGCGGGTCGGCGCACCCGATAAGGCGATCGAAGGCTTTCTCAAATCCGCCGGCCTCGACTCGGTCGACCAGTGCGAGGTCCGCGAGATCAAGGGCAGCACGTTCTATTTCGTGGTGCGCGACATTGCCGGACGACCGGTAGCAGATGTCCTAGCGGATATTGTGACGCTCACATTTCATGAGTTCGCATGGCCCAAGTCGATGAAGTGGGGTGAGAGTGGTCAATTTCGATGGGTACGCCCCGTTCATCAGATCTGTATGCTCTTTGATGGTGAAATTCCCGCACGCGATGTAATGGTCGGAGGTGATGATCCTGAGCTGACCAGTGATCCTAACAAGATTGGGTCTATAGTTAGGCCGCTGATAATATCAAACACGACCTCCGGCCACCGATTTCTGGCGCCTGAGAAGATTACAGTTCATTCATTCGACGATTACCGGACCAAGCTCCGCGCCGCCTTCGTCATCCTCGACCCGGCGGAGCGGCGGCAGATCATCGCCGAACAGGCAATCGAGCAGGCAGCGGCGGAAGGGTTGACGGTCAAAGACGACCCGGCATTGCTCGACGAGGTCACCGGCCTGGTCGAATGGCCGGAGGTGTTGATCGGCACCATCGATGACGCATTCATGGACCTGCCGGACGAAGTGCTCGAGACGTCGATGCGCAGCCACCAGAGGTATTTTTCGTGCCTCGACGGCGATGACGGCCTGGCCAACAGGTTCCTCGTCGTTGCCAACATGCCGGCGCCGGAAGGCTCCGACATCCGCACCAATATCATCGCCGGCAACGAGCGCGTCCTGCGCGCGCGGTTGGCCGATGCGCGCTTCTTCTGGGACCAGGACCGAAGGCAGAGTCTCGCCAGCCGCGTGCCGGCGCTGAGCGACGTGGTCTTCCATGCCAAGCTCGGTTCGCTCGACGCCAAGGCCGACCGCGTCCAGGCGCTGGCGGTCGAAATCGCCAAACATGTCTCCGGCGCCGATATCGATCGGGTGCGCTCCGCGGCGCGCCTGGCCAAGGCCGATTTGACCACCGGCATGGTCGGCGAGTTTCCCGAATTGCAGGGCGTGATGGGCCGCTACTATGCCCTCAATGACGGCGAGCACGTGGAAGTCGCCGATGCCATCGCCGAGCATTACGGGCCGTTGGGGCCCGGCGACGCCTGCCCGAGCAAGCCGGTCAGCGTCACCGTCGCGCTGGCCGACAAGATCGATACCCTGGTCGGATTCTGGGCGATCGACGAGAAACCGACCGGGTCGAAGGATCCCTACGCCTTGCGCCGCGCGGCTCTCGGGGTCATCCGCTTGATCGTGGAAAACGATCTCCGCTTGCCGTTGAGCGAAATCTTTGTACAGGCACAGAAAGCCTTCCACCGCGTTTCGAAAGTCCCGGTCGAGGACCCGTTGCTCGAGTTCATCACCGATCGTATGAAAGTCGCGCTTCGAGAACGCGGCGTACGGCATGATTTGATCGCTGCCGTGTTCGCGGTCGAGAGGTTGCCGGCGACCAAGGAGGACGATCTCGTCCGTCTGCTGGCGCGGGTCGATGCGCTACAGGATTTCGTGACCGGTGACGCCGGGACCAACCTGCTGGTCGCCTATCAGCGTGCCGGCAATATCGTTTCCATCGAGGCGAAGAAGGACAAGACCACATTCGACGGCGTCGTCGATGAAGGCTTGCTGGCCGAACCCGCGGAGAAGGCTTTGCTCGAGGAGCTACGGCGGGTTGAAACGGACAGCTCGGAGGCGATCCAGGGTGAGGATTTTGGCGCGGCGATGGCGGTGCTGGCCAAGCTGCGGACGCCGGTCGACGTTTTCTTCGACCAGGTCACCGTCAACACCGAAGAGTCCAATCTGCGTTCCAACCGGCTGGAACTGCTGTCACAAATCCGCAAGACGATGGACCGGATCGCGGATTTCTCGAAGATCGAAGGGTAA
- a CDS encoding glycine--tRNA ligase subunit alpha, with protein MAQKRAANPDNCFQELILRLQRFWANQGCVILQPYDMEIGAGTFHPATTLRSLGPDRVWNCAYVQPSRRPTDGRYGDNPNRLQHYYQFQVLLKPSPPNSQGLYLDSLADLGIDSLAHDIRFVEDDWESPTLGAWGLGWEVWCDGMEVTQFTYFQQVGGIDCDPVPVELTYGLERLAMYIQGVENVYDLDWDGIPSDAGGKCYGDIFLQAEREFSAFNFERADTAIVLRHFEDAETECGALLASGHSLPAYDQCMKASHLFNLLDARGVISVTERQAYIGRVRALAKGCCEAWVGVGRAAADG; from the coding sequence ATGGCGCAGAAACGCGCGGCCAACCCGGACAACTGCTTTCAAGAACTGATCCTGCGGCTGCAGCGCTTCTGGGCGAATCAGGGCTGCGTCATCCTCCAGCCTTACGACATGGAAATCGGCGCCGGCACGTTTCACCCGGCGACGACATTGCGCTCGCTCGGCCCCGACCGGGTGTGGAATTGCGCCTATGTCCAACCGTCGCGGCGGCCGACAGACGGCCGCTACGGCGACAATCCGAACCGCCTCCAGCACTACTACCAATTCCAAGTTCTGCTGAAACCGTCGCCGCCGAATAGCCAGGGACTCTATCTCGACAGTCTGGCCGACCTCGGTATCGATTCGCTGGCCCACGATATCCGCTTCGTCGAGGACGATTGGGAAAGCCCGACGCTGGGCGCCTGGGGCCTCGGCTGGGAGGTCTGGTGCGACGGCATGGAGGTGACCCAGTTCACCTACTTCCAACAGGTCGGCGGCATCGACTGTGATCCGGTGCCGGTCGAGCTGACCTACGGGCTGGAACGGCTGGCGATGTATATCCAGGGTGTCGAGAACGTTTACGACCTCGATTGGGACGGCATTCCGTCCGACGCCGGGGGCAAGTGCTATGGCGACATCTTTCTGCAGGCGGAGCGGGAATTTTCCGCCTTCAACTTCGAACGCGCCGATACCGCCATCGTGCTGCGCCATTTCGAGGACGCCGAGACCGAATGCGGCGCGCTGCTCGCCTCCGGCCATTCGCTGCCGGCCTACGACCAGTGCATGAAGGCGAGCCACCTGTTCAACCTGCTCGACGCCCGCGGCGTCATCAGCGTCACCGAACGCCAGGCCTATATCGGCCGCGTGCGGGCCCTGGCCAAGGGTTGTTGCGAGGCCTGGGTCGGTGTGGGCAGGGCCGCAGCCGATGGCTGA
- a CDS encoding twin-arginine translocase TatA/TatE family subunit yields MFGFSLPKLLVLVLIIAAIWYGFKWITKLDRDRRRAVKEEGAAETRKVDAEDMVKCPNCGTFVPAGRDHSCDA; encoded by the coding sequence ATGTTCGGATTCTCCCTGCCCAAGTTGCTCGTCCTGGTGCTGATCATCGCGGCGATCTGGTACGGCTTCAAATGGATCACCAAGCTCGACCGCGATCGCCGCCGGGCGGTTAAGGAAGAGGGCGCGGCGGAGACCCGCAAGGTCGACGCCGAGGACATGGTCAAGTGCCCGAATTGCGGTACCTTCGTTCCCGCCGGCCGGGACCATAGCTGCGACGCCTAA
- a CDS encoding S49 family peptidase, which produces MKFDDVLTKIPLKRFRDPAPVVTVLPLAGVIGKMGLMRGGLTLTGLAAQIEAAFKPRNLKAVALALNSPGGSPVQSSLIAKRIRDLSEEKEIPVIAFAEDVAASGGYWLACAADEIYADMSSIIGSIGVISAGFGLDEWIQSHGVSRRVYTAGERKSILDPFKPENAEDVEKLDGLLKELHQNFQDFVRSRRGERLKGDDRALFSGEFWTGRTALDLGLIDGLGDLRGVMRERFGDRVKLRRVGGRESWIKRKLGLGQLTDPDAWAGAVFSAIEERALWQRYGL; this is translated from the coding sequence ATGAAATTCGACGATGTCCTGACCAAGATTCCCCTGAAGCGGTTCCGCGACCCGGCGCCGGTGGTGACGGTGCTGCCGCTCGCCGGCGTCATCGGCAAGATGGGCCTGATGCGCGGCGGGTTGACGTTGACCGGATTGGCCGCCCAGATCGAAGCCGCCTTCAAGCCGCGCAACCTCAAAGCGGTGGCGTTGGCGCTCAACTCACCCGGCGGCTCGCCGGTGCAATCGTCGCTGATCGCCAAGCGCATTCGCGATTTGTCAGAGGAGAAGGAGATCCCGGTGATCGCCTTCGCCGAAGATGTCGCGGCCTCGGGCGGCTATTGGCTGGCCTGTGCGGCGGATGAAATCTACGCCGACATGTCTTCGATCATAGGCTCGATCGGGGTGATCAGCGCTGGCTTCGGCCTCGATGAATGGATCCAATCCCATGGCGTCAGCCGTCGCGTCTATACGGCCGGCGAGCGCAAATCGATCCTCGACCCGTTCAAGCCGGAAAACGCCGAGGATGTCGAGAAGCTCGACGGCCTGCTCAAGGAATTGCATCAGAACTTCCAGGATTTTGTGCGATCGCGGCGGGGCGAACGGCTCAAGGGCGACGACCGGGCGCTGTTCAGCGGCGAGTTCTGGACCGGGCGCACGGCGCTCGATCTGGGGCTCATCGACGGCCTCGGCGATCTCCGCGGCGTGATGCGCGAGCGTTTCGGCGACAGGGTCAAGCTGCGCCGGGTCGGCGGCCGCGAGAGTTGGATCAAGCGTAAGCTTGGCCTGGGCCAGCTCACCGACCCGGATGCCTGGGCGGGGGCGGTTTTTTCGGCGATCGAGGAGCGCGCCCTGTGGCAACGCTACGGGCTCTAG
- a CDS encoding glycosyltransferase: protein MRIVILIRSLGIGGAERQVTQLAQALAESGSRVTVVTFYPGGPFFTTLAASGIKVVSLDKKGRLDVIGFSFRFIRTMIRENPTILYTHLDVPNVLGAFVRCFRPRMRLIWALLISDMPSRAYGRVGAIFRRAEGWLSFMPDAIISNSFVGRDDAIRRGFPADRISVVPNGIDTDWFHPDRDARSRTRAQWDLSDEDIVIGVVARLDPMKGHDVILNAAARLISGEPRLRLAFVGDGDPALKNKLAHQADGLGVTPALIWAGPREDMTDVYNAFDIFCLPSRYGEGMPNAVAEAMACALPCIVSDVGDAAMLVGAYGEVTPPGNVESLVRAFALTLALTPAHKAARSAGARSRIVEHFGGTHHGAAGILGDPGPRGDRR, encoded by the coding sequence ATGCGCATTGTCATTCTGATCCGCAGCCTCGGCATCGGCGGGGCTGAACGGCAGGTGACCCAGCTCGCCCAGGCCCTAGCCGAATCTGGCTCGCGGGTCACGGTCGTAACGTTCTATCCGGGCGGGCCGTTTTTCACGACGCTTGCGGCATCGGGTATCAAAGTCGTTTCTCTCGACAAAAAGGGGCGCCTCGACGTTATCGGGTTCTCCTTCCGCTTCATTCGCACCATGATCAGAGAAAATCCCACGATCCTCTATACCCATCTCGACGTGCCCAACGTGTTGGGGGCGTTTGTTCGGTGTTTTCGTCCGCGCATGCGGCTGATCTGGGCACTGCTCATTTCGGACATGCCGTCGCGCGCCTATGGCCGGGTTGGCGCCATATTCCGGCGCGCCGAAGGTTGGCTGTCGTTCATGCCGGACGCGATTATTTCAAACTCGTTTGTCGGGCGCGACGACGCCATAAGGCGCGGATTTCCCGCCGATCGAATTAGCGTCGTTCCGAACGGTATCGACACCGACTGGTTTCATCCCGATCGTGACGCCCGATCTCGAACGCGCGCGCAGTGGGACCTGTCCGACGAGGACATCGTTATCGGCGTCGTCGCCCGCCTGGACCCGATGAAGGGCCATGACGTAATTCTGAATGCCGCGGCCCGGCTGATTAGCGGGGAACCGAGGCTACGGTTGGCTTTCGTCGGCGACGGCGACCCCGCCCTCAAGAACAAACTCGCCCACCAAGCCGATGGTCTCGGTGTCACGCCGGCATTGATCTGGGCGGGCCCCCGCGAAGACATGACGGATGTCTACAACGCCTTCGATATCTTCTGCCTGCCGTCGCGCTACGGCGAAGGCATGCCCAATGCGGTGGCCGAGGCGATGGCCTGCGCCTTACCGTGCATTGTTTCGGACGTCGGTGACGCTGCGATGCTTGTTGGTGCGTACGGGGAGGTGACGCCGCCCGGCAATGTCGAGTCGCTGGTCCGCGCTTTTGCTCTCACGCTGGCACTGACGCCGGCTCACAAGGCGGCACGCTCGGCGGGTGCGCGGAGCCGCATCGTCGAACATTTCGGAGGAACTCATCACGGCGCAGCAGGAATCCTCGGAGATCCTGGGCCAAGAGGGGACCGCCGGTGA
- a CDS encoding TPM domain-containing protein, translating to MRRISISISVALGALLALAAVFWWLWPATSSELIRDDAALMSADQRARVAEYHDYLLKDHDIDYRVVTANGLGDINRSAVAHFEELAETIRSESGRALLLIVDADQDVLRLEIGYALEGVFPDAFAAYVEHRQMVPFFERGRVADGILATTELVITRAQRAADNAGFEGEAWIVGSGGGGATTAARLGAGARAAPEDAQQASAEAGRTPSATLQVYFDAMAARNDDPGLDIYTEATRRMLNDWVMTPAQMDNVARIYRRCPAEALRYSDDGRYAVVRYPPGERACAPFFFERVDDSWALDLTMMQRAIRFGRTNAWRFDLDAEHPYMFAFDDWRFDRHGFPKAAN from the coding sequence ATGCGCCGGATCTCGATTTCGATTAGCGTCGCGCTCGGTGCGCTGCTGGCGCTCGCGGCCGTCTTCTGGTGGCTGTGGCCGGCCACGTCATCCGAGCTGATTCGCGACGACGCGGCTCTCATGTCGGCCGATCAACGGGCCCGCGTCGCCGAATATCACGACTACCTGCTCAAGGATCACGATATCGATTATCGGGTCGTCACCGCGAACGGCCTAGGCGATATCAACCGCAGCGCCGTGGCCCATTTCGAGGAACTGGCGGAGACGATCCGAAGCGAGAGCGGCCGCGCGCTGCTGTTGATCGTCGACGCCGATCAGGACGTCCTTCGCTTGGAAATCGGCTATGCGCTGGAAGGCGTGTTTCCGGACGCTTTTGCCGCCTATGTCGAACACCGGCAGATGGTGCCGTTTTTCGAACGCGGCCGGGTCGCCGACGGAATCCTGGCAACCACCGAGCTCGTCATCACCCGCGCCCAGCGTGCCGCCGATAACGCAGGGTTCGAAGGCGAGGCCTGGATAGTCGGCAGCGGTGGTGGCGGTGCGACCACCGCGGCGCGCCTCGGCGCGGGGGCCCGAGCGGCGCCCGAGGATGCGCAGCAGGCTTCGGCCGAGGCGGGGCGAACACCGTCGGCGACGCTTCAGGTCTATTTCGACGCCATGGCGGCGCGCAACGACGACCCCGGCCTCGACATCTACACAGAGGCGACCCGGCGCATGTTGAACGACTGGGTCATGACCCCGGCGCAGATGGACAATGTGGCCCGCATCTACCGGCGCTGTCCGGCCGAAGCGTTGCGTTACTCCGATGACGGCCGTTACGCGGTGGTTCGCTATCCGCCCGGTGAACGCGCATGCGCGCCGTTCTTCTTCGAGCGGGTCGACGATTCCTGGGCGCTCGATCTCACCATGATGCAGCGCGCGATCCGCTTCGGCCGCACCAATGCCTGGCGCTTCGATCTGGACGCCGAACACCCTTACATGTTTGCGTTCGATGACTGGCGTTTCGACCGCCACGGTTTTCCGAAGGCCGCCAATTAG
- a CDS encoding methyltransferase: MSKPGGGRPVLTEDTLIGGRVRLRQPRDGYRVAIDPVLLAASIEAGAGDRVLDVGCGVGAAALCLAHRVPACRVTGLEIDPDILRLASDNILLNNARDRVDAVLGDLTRPPPRLAPGTFGHVLSNPPYLEAGKVTASPYAGRREANVEGAADLERWLRFCILMARSGGSITVIHRADRLDDLLAAMHGKLGEIVVFPLWPKAAAPAARRVIVRGRKDIRTPTRLAAGLVLHDDGDGYTAAAAAVLSDAAALIL, encoded by the coding sequence ATGTCTAAGCCGGGCGGCGGCCGGCCGGTTCTTACAGAAGATACGCTGATCGGCGGGCGCGTGCGCCTGCGCCAGCCGCGCGATGGCTATCGGGTAGCGATCGACCCGGTCCTGCTGGCGGCGTCGATCGAGGCCGGTGCCGGCGACCGCGTGCTCGATGTCGGTTGCGGCGTCGGTGCCGCCGCGCTGTGCCTGGCTCACCGGGTGCCGGCCTGCCGCGTCACCGGGCTCGAGATCGACCCCGATATTCTCCGCCTCGCCTCCGATAATATTCTGCTGAACAATGCGCGGGACCGCGTCGATGCCGTGCTTGGCGACCTAACGCGGCCGCCGCCCCGCCTGGCGCCGGGCACGTTCGGCCATGTTTTGTCCAATCCGCCCTATCTCGAGGCCGGGAAGGTCACCGCCTCGCCCTATGCCGGGCGCCGCGAGGCCAACGTCGAAGGCGCGGCCGACCTCGAACGATGGCTCCGGTTCTGCATTTTGATGGCGCGGTCGGGCGGCAGCATCACGGTGATCCACCGCGCCGACCGCCTCGACGATCTGCTCGCCGCCATGCACGGGAAACTCGGCGAAATCGTCGTCTTTCCGCTGTGGCCCAAGGCCGCCGCGCCGGCTGCGCGTCGCGTCATCGTGCGCGGTCGAAAGGACATCCGGACGCCGACCCGGCTGGCCGCCGGTTTGGTGCTGCACGATGACGGGGACGGATATACCGCCGCCGCCGCCGCCGTTTTGAGCGACGCCGCCGCGTTGATCCTGTAA
- a CDS encoding DUF2007 domain-containing protein codes for MKEIIRANDPVLLSWVVATLSAENIEAIVLDTHTSILEGSVNALPRRTMVGDDDFTRARHILEDARPDGQDV; via the coding sequence ATGAAGGAAATTATTCGCGCCAACGATCCTGTCTTGCTGTCCTGGGTCGTCGCCACGCTGTCGGCGGAGAACATCGAGGCCATCGTACTGGACACCCATACCAGCATTCTCGAGGGCAGCGTCAATGCGCTGCCGCGGCGGACCATGGTCGGCGACGACGATTTCACACGAGCCCGGCACATCCTCGAAGACGCTCGCCCCGATGGGCAAGATGTCTAA
- a CDS encoding N-acetyltransferase has protein sequence MVAYREEEARDRPGIRAANWLAFGGGDEVLLIDRLWADGLVIVSLVAVDGHQVVGHILFSRLAIETAHRTVRAAALAPLAVLPERQRERIGSALVERGIEACREDGIEAIVVVGHEDFYPRFGFSAITAERLRAPFSGPAFMALELVSGALAVDSGTVRYPPAFRLENATADT, from the coding sequence ATGGTCGCTTATCGCGAAGAAGAGGCGCGCGACCGCCCCGGCATACGCGCCGCCAATTGGCTGGCTTTCGGCGGCGGCGACGAAGTCTTGCTTATCGACCGGCTGTGGGCCGACGGCCTGGTGATCGTCTCGTTGGTCGCCGTCGACGGGCATCAAGTTGTGGGCCACATACTCTTCAGCCGCCTGGCAATCGAAACCGCGCATCGGACGGTCCGCGCCGCCGCGCTGGCGCCGCTGGCGGTATTGCCGGAGCGGCAGCGCGAACGTATCGGCTCGGCCCTCGTCGAGCGGGGCATCGAGGCCTGCCGGGAAGACGGTATCGAAGCCATCGTCGTCGTCGGCCATGAGGACTTCTATCCCCGATTCGGTTTCTCCGCGATTACCGCCGAGCGACTTCGCGCGCCCTTCTCCGGCCCCGCCTTCATGGCCCTCGAACTGGTTTCCGGTGCCCTCGCCGTCGATAGCGGCACCGTACGCTACCCACCCGCCTTCCGCCTCGAGAACGCGACCGCGGACACCTGA
- a CDS encoding tryptophanase: MKTIIEPFRIKTVEPIRMTTVEERRKLIRKADYNLFSLKSEDVLIDLLTDSGTSAMSTMQWSALMRGDESYAGSPSYYRFEAAVKDLMPFKHVIPTHQGRAAEHILTSIIAEGHGEGKIVPNNTHFDTTRANFEDAGIDARDLVIEEGLDPGLEHPFKGNMDLDRLERLLAAEADRVPMIEITITNNAGGGQPVSMANIRGAKAICDKYDKPLIIDSARFAENAYFIKLREEGYQDKPVKEIVREMFSYADGMTMSAKKDTFSNMGGWLALNNDEWAERARTRLIMTEGFPTYGGLSGRDMECLAIGLQEIIDEDYLQYRIRSIQYINEGLEALGVPVMKPPGGHAIFIDAKKMLPHIPALQYPGQSLAVALYIQGGIRAVEIGSFMFGRQPDGSERPAPMELVRLAMPRRVYTQAQADYIVECFEELRNNIGNVPGLEITWEPASLRHFTANLRPVQADQ; this comes from the coding sequence ATGAAGACCATAATCGAACCGTTCCGGATCAAGACCGTCGAGCCGATAAGGATGACCACGGTCGAGGAGCGCAGGAAACTCATCCGGAAAGCGGACTACAACCTGTTCTCCCTGAAGTCCGAGGACGTTCTGATCGATCTGCTTACCGATTCAGGGACCTCGGCAATGAGTACCATGCAATGGTCGGCGCTGATGCGGGGTGACGAGTCCTACGCGGGATCACCGTCGTACTACCGCTTCGAAGCAGCGGTAAAGGATCTGATGCCGTTCAAGCACGTGATCCCGACCCACCAGGGACGGGCCGCCGAGCATATTCTTACCTCCATCATCGCCGAGGGGCACGGCGAGGGAAAGATCGTTCCCAATAATACGCATTTCGACACCACGCGGGCCAATTTCGAGGATGCCGGCATTGACGCGCGGGATCTCGTGATCGAAGAAGGGCTGGATCCGGGGCTGGAACATCCGTTCAAGGGCAACATGGATCTCGACAGGCTGGAACGCCTGCTGGCGGCCGAGGCGGACCGCGTCCCGATGATCGAGATAACCATCACCAACAACGCGGGCGGGGGGCAGCCGGTCTCCATGGCCAATATCCGCGGCGCGAAGGCTATCTGCGACAAGTACGACAAGCCGCTGATTATCGACAGCGCACGCTTCGCGGAAAACGCCTACTTCATCAAGCTGCGCGAGGAGGGCTACCAGGACAAACCGGTCAAGGAAATCGTGCGTGAAATGTTTTCCTATGCCGACGGCATGACCATGAGCGCCAAGAAGGACACCTTTTCCAACATGGGCGGCTGGCTGGCACTCAACAACGACGAGTGGGCTGAGCGGGCCCGCACGCGTCTGATCATGACCGAGGGCTTCCCGACCTATGGCGGCCTGTCAGGCCGCGACATGGAGTGCCTGGCCATCGGGTTGCAGGAAATCATCGATGAGGACTATCTGCAGTACCGGATCCGCTCCATCCAGTACATCAACGAAGGGCTGGAGGCACTGGGCGTGCCAGTAATGAAACCCCCGGGCGGCCACGCCATTTTCATCGACGCGAAAAAGATGTTACCGCATATCCCGGCGCTTCAATATCCTGGGCAGTCCCTGGCTGTTGCACTCTACATCCAGGGCGGCATCCGTGCGGTGGAAATCGGGTCCTTCATGTTTGGCCGCCAACCGGACGGCAGTGAACGACCGGCGCCGATGGAACTGGTCAGGCTGGCCATGCCGCGCCGCGTCTACACGCAGGCCCAGGCCGATTACATCGTGGAATGTTTCGAGGAACTGAGGAACAACATCGGCAATGTTCCGGGACTGGAAATTACTTGGGAACCGGCATCGCTGCGGCATTTCACGGCCAACCTGAGGCCGGTTCAAGCAGACCAATGA
- a CDS encoding polyprenyl synthetase family protein — MAVIVKFDGERNKDQRPSLDALTTLTEADLVRVNEIILRRMHSQVELIPQLAGHIIAAGGKRLRPMLTIAAARLCGYDGDRHLGLAAVVEFIHTATLLHDDVVDESDLRRGLASANAVWGNKASVLVGDFLFSRTFQLMVEDGSLKILEILSSASAIIAEGEVAQMITANDTETSEAAYLDVIRAKTATLFAAACRVGAVVAERPKVEEEALEIYGLNLGIAFQLIDDVIDFSSSRAAMGKDIGDDFREGKITLPVVLAFRRGSDEERKFWRRTLEDLDQTEDDLAHAIALMEGHNALKDTVERATHYGAIARDALGIFPDSEIKQALLDAIDFSIDRAY, encoded by the coding sequence TTGGCGGTTATCGTAAAATTCGACGGCGAACGCAATAAGGACCAGCGGCCCAGCTTGGACGCTTTGACCACGTTGACCGAAGCCGACCTGGTGCGGGTCAACGAAATCATCCTCCGCCGCATGCACAGCCAGGTCGAGCTGATCCCGCAACTCGCCGGTCATATCATCGCCGCCGGCGGCAAGCGCCTGCGGCCGATGCTGACGATTGCCGCCGCCCGGCTTTGCGGCTACGACGGCGACCGCCATCTCGGCCTCGCCGCGGTGGTCGAGTTCATCCATACCGCGACCCTGCTGCACGACGATGTGGTCGACGAGAGCGACCTGCGCCGCGGTCTCGCCTCGGCCAATGCGGTGTGGGGCAACAAGGCCAGCGTGCTGGTCGGCGACTTCCTGTTCAGCCGCACGTTCCAGCTCATGGTCGAGGACGGCTCGCTCAAGATTTTGGAAATCCTGTCGAGCGCGTCGGCGATCATCGCCGAAGGCGAAGTGGCGCAAATGATCACCGCCAACGATACCGAGACCAGCGAGGCCGCCTATCTCGACGTCATCAGGGCGAAGACGGCGACCCTGTTCGCCGCCGCCTGCCGGGTCGGCGCGGTCGTTGCCGAGCGCCCCAAGGTCGAAGAGGAAGCACTCGAAATCTACGGCCTCAATCTCGGCATCGCGTTCCAGCTCATCGACGACGTCATCGACTTCTCATCGTCGCGGGCGGCGATGGGCAAGGATATCGGCGACGATTTCCGCGAGGGCAAGATCACGCTGCCGGTGGTGCTCGCGTTTCGCCGCGGCAGCGACGAGGAACGCAAGTTTTGGCGGCGGACTCTCGAGGACCTCGACCAGACCGAGGACGATTTGGCCCATGCGATCGCCTTGATGGAGGGCCACAACGCACTCAAGGACACGGTCGAGCGCGCCACCCATTACGGCGCCATCGCCCGCGACGCCCTCGGCATCTTCCCCGACAGCGAGATCAAACAGGCGCTGCTCGACGCCATCGACTTCTCCATCGACCGCGCCTATTAG